In Dama dama isolate Ldn47 chromosome 10, ASM3311817v1, whole genome shotgun sequence, the sequence TGCCgtccccagggaagcctctggAAGTCACTCTcctccccaggtgtccctctctgagccccaggacACGCGCTTACCCTCACAGCCCTTGACCGCGCCTTCCTGGAGCTGGAGGTGGGCTCCGCTCCGTGAgttggggctgggggcgggggggaggcggCTGCTCCCCCAGGGCTGGGGCTTCCAGGGCCTGCAGTGGGTGGCTGTGCCCGTGACAGGTGTCTGAGGCCTGTCCACCACCACAGAGCTTCCAGCTGTGGGCTGCTGCGCCCGCTGCTGCTGGGGCTGAGGACGACATCTTCACGTGCAGGTGACTGTGTGCGAGGGCGCGTGTGCACCTGTGTGGCCATGTACGGGCGCAAccatgtgtgtgggtgtgagcatgcacacactgtgTCTGTGAGCGGCCTGGACGTCCCTCCAGCAGCGGGGACTGGCCCCCGCCCGGGGCAGAGCTGGCGCGGGAGCAGTACCCCAGGGGCTCCCCGATGGAGGCGCTGCTCTCAGCCTTTACACCTGTGAGCTCACGCCCTCCTCGGTGCGGCCCTGGCTCTGTTCTATAAACGGGCGCCCAGACTAGGTCAGCTCCTGGAGCCAGGCGGAGCAGCATTTGACCCCAGCACTTGGGGCCCCTCGAGCTCGGCCACCCGCGGGGCTGGGCAGgagcccccccaaccccacccctgtCCAGCAGCAGGCGGTCCTCGGCCTCCTGGTGGCGACACCCAGGGCAGCCCTCCGCTCGACCTCTGCTCCTGGGGCTCCGCAGCTCCACCGCACACCGCCCAGCTCCCGCGGTCATGTGGTGGCCGGGGAGCACGTCGGTCTCCAGGAAGGGAAGCAGGCCTGCGGGAGGGAGGCGCGCCGGGACTCACGCGGTGGAGCTGGGTGCGGGCCAGGCGCCTCCCACGCCTGACTGAAAAGAGCTACTAACACGTTTCTGGGTTTGTGTTGTAATTATAAAGGTAGTAAGGTTCgtggtttaaaaaggaaaagcaaaaaaggaaagaaagaaaaccagtaacaacaacaacaaaaaaacaaatcaaagccGTAGGAGGTCCTGGAGCGCCTCCCAAGTGCCTGGGCCTGGCGCGGCGCCCTATGCCCGGAGCGCGCTTCCCTGACCCACTGGACTGGGCTGTGCCCGCGCAGACCTGCTGCTGCTCCCGCTGGGCCTGCCTTCTCGGTTTCCCACAGCCCCCAGCTCACACCCTGCAGGCCTCAGCACCTGCTTCCTCCACCAGCCTGGCACCTACCATGTTTCCCAGAGGAACGGTGCCCCCTCACCGTAGCCTCGCCCCCAGTGCTGGGGTCTTGCTTGGCCAGTCACGCTCATCTCGCCTCCGATTCTCACAGGACGGACGGGAGTGGGTGGTCCTGGCTCCGCCTGAGCTGTGCACAAGTCCTTCGAGCTCTGTGATGGGTCCTGACAACTCTGTAGGCACTGGCCTTGCCCGCTGCCAGGCTGGGCGGCCTCCGGGCCCCAGCTTGGGTGCCCCTTGCCCTGTGCCCCTGGTCCCTGGCTTCCTCACCCCCGGAAGGATTTCCTCAAGAGGACGTGTGTAGATGCGCTTATTGGAGAGGGTGCGGGTcaggcaggagaggagggggaacaAGGTCAGCTGGAGCGGAAAGCTGGCCTGAGGACCGCTGGGGACCAGAGGGTGGCCtcctgctgtgtgtgtgggggggtggctgCCAACACAGGGCTGACTTGCGGCTGGTCATCGGGGCCTGCAGAATCCCGGGAGCCGGGGCAGGCAGGGCATGGGGTCGGGAGGTCACCGCCAGTGGGTTCTGGTTGAGGGTTTAGGGGAGGAGCCTGCTGGTAGGATGGAGGCAGTGACCCCTCTGACCCGTGAGGAGGGGGCCTGCAGGATCCGCGGCCCTGTGCCCAGGGTCCAGCGTGTGCACGCGCAGGCAGAGCCCACCATGAGACTGCTTTTCCAAGCATCTTGTCTGCTGTGGCAGtgttgggcggggtgggggctgcaGCCAATGCTGGGCACCTTAAGGTGAGCACTCACCCCGTGACTGTCCCTCGGGCAGGCCCTTGATTGACACCAGAGGCTCCCTGCTGTGGCCTGGCTGGTGTCCCCATGTGACCTTGAACACCCCTCCCTGCCTGGCCTCAGAGTCCCTCTAACGGGAGCGCCCTGGGACCGTGAGGAGTGGCGGCCCCTCTAGAGCCAGCACACAGGGCCTGCTCCCTGCCCCGCCCAGCCGCTGAGCAGGGTGGTCAGGTCCTGTCAGGCCCACCCACCCACGCTGCACCCTCACTGGTGCCCTGGCCTCTCCCAAGAAGTTGCCCCATCCTGTACTTCGTAGGGAGGACAGAGGCCTCCAAACAGCACAGCAGCCGGCAGGGACTATGGCTGGGGTGCTGGGCCGGGCAGGAGGCCTTTGGGGCCAGCTggctcctgggagggcagggagtgCCAGCCTCCATCTGCTGCCTGGTAACCATCTCCCAGGAGACAGTCGCTGGGCGCCAGGGctgtgatccagcagtcccagtGCCTCTGTGGCTGAGCTGGTCCCAAGGGGGCCCTGCAGGGGTGGGTAGGCCTGGGGCATTCCACCCCACAATGGCTGCCCAGGCTCGCGGCCACACCGCTGAGTTAAGATGTGAGGAAGGCGTTTCCAGGTCCCCCTGAGGGCTGGTTTTCTCTGCAGCAAGGGCAGCCAAGGGGTGTCCAGTGAAGGCCTGGGAGGGGTTAGGAGAGGCCTTGCCCACCCGGCCCCTCCACGTGGGGCTTGGACAGTGCCCAGATGTCTAGGAACGAAGACGTTGAGTCTGGGGTCCCAGGTCTGGGTGAGCACAGGCACATGACTCCGGTGCTGGGGACCCGTGGCCCCTGGGCCGGGGGCACCAGTGGGGTTGGCCGCTCCTGGGGTTGGGTGCAAAGTCGGCCTGGGAGCCCCTCCTCCAACACCGCTTCCCCACCGCCCTCaggcgctgctgctgctgggggccGCCGCGCTGGCCTGCCTCGCCCTGGACCTCCTCTTCCTGCTCTTCTACTCCTTCTGGCTGTGCTGCCGGCGGCGCAAGAGCGAGGAGCACCTAGACGCGGACTGCTGCTGCACGGCCTGGTGCGTCATCATCGCCACGCTGGTCTGCAGGTgagcgcgcggggcggggcggggcggggccaccGGGCGTGCTGTGGGCGTGGTCCGGCTGGCAGGGGCGGTGTtgtcggggcgggggcggggtcagACTGCAAGGGGTGGGGCAGGCCGAGTCCCGTGGGGGGACCCCAGGCTCGCGCCCTCACGCGGCCCCATCCTGTCCCAGCGCCGGTATCGCCGTGGGGTTCTATGGCAACGGGGAGACCAGTGACGGCATCCATCGGGCCACCTACTCACTCCGTCACGCCAATCGTACGGTGGCAGGGGTCCAGGACCGCGTGAGTGGCCGCATGGGTAGGGGGGGCCTCTTCCTGCTCCTACacccgtgtgtgtgcatgtgtgtgagagcGAGACGTGGGCGTGTGCGGGAGCGTGCGGGAGCCGTCCTTGTCCCAGCTCACTGCCTCCCCCAACCTGGAGCAGGTGTGGGACACAGCAGCTGCCCTGAACCGCACGGCGGAGCCCAGCCTGCAGAGCCTGGAGCGGCAGCTGGCCGCGCGGCCGGAGCCCCTGCGGGCGGTCCAGCGGCTACAGGGCCTGCTGCAGACGCTGCTGGGCTACACGGCGGCCATCCCTTTCTGGAGGAACCCAGCCGTGTCGCTGGAGGCACTGGCCGAGCAGGTGGATCTCTACGACTGGTACAGGTGCATCCCCCTCTCCTGCCTGCCCCCGCTGGTCCCCGTTCCTCTCTCCAGGCCAGTCGGCTTCCAGCTCCCAGTGCCTGAGGtcttgggggaggggctggggctacTGGTGGTCACTGGCAGGAGTCCCCCATGGGGACGTCTGTTACAAGGTCAGAGGTCAATCTCTGCACCCAGAGCTGCCTGTGGACGCTCTTCTGGGCCCCGGGCTGTTTGCCCCGCTCTGCCCagcaccccctgcccctgccctgggaCTGGCCCCGTGCCCAGCCCACGCGTGCCGTGTCCCTGCAGGTGGCTGGGCTACCTGGGCCTGCTGCTGCTCGACGTGGCCATCTGCCTCCTGGTGCTGGTCGGCCTCATCCGCAGCTCCAAGGGGATCCTGGTAGGGTGAGTCTGAgggccctgggggcggggggctgagGCTCCTGTCGCATCCATCCCGAGTCAGCCCTGACCCGCCCTCCCCCGTCTTCGGGTCCAGCCTGGCGTGGGGCACAGCCCTCACCCCAGCCTGGAGAGTGCCGACTGTCGCTCTCTGCCCCAAGGGTCTGCCTGCTGGGGGTGCTGGCCCTGATCATCAGCTGGGGAGCCCTGGGCCTGGAGCTGGCCGTGTCTGTGGTAGGTGACGGAGGGGACGGGGTGCCCGTCTGCTGGCAgagcgtgggggtggggggtggatgcCACAGTCACCTCCTGCTCTCCTCCACGGGACACCGAGATCCAGAGAGACGGGGGACCTGTGTGTGACACACACACGGGGTCAGTCCCCACCCCCCGGCCCCGCAGAGCCACACCACGTCCCTGAGCCACACGCAGACGCTGGGGGGCCAGGCTCCACCCCCGGGAGCTGAGGGCTCGGGGGCCCAGCTTGGTATCCCCTCCTCcttgcctgcccccaccccagggctccAGTGACTTCTGTGTGGATCCTGACACCTACGTGACCCGGATGGTGGAGGAGCACTCGGTGCTGAGCGGGGGTGAGTCTGTGGTCGTGTACCAGCCGCTTGCAAGTGCCCACTCCTACCCACGGGCCATCAGGTCAGGCCACGTGCTGACTCCCTGGACAGGTGGCTCAAGCCAAGTGGGCgctttcttctgttttccaaCATAAGCTCCATAGGAGCCCAGACCTCAGGGGCCGAGCACAGGTGCGGTGTGGAGAGACTGCCCTGGGCTGTGCTAGGCCTCGCTCCAGCCCCCATCCTGCGCTGGACCCCAGAAAGCCCCCCAAAGGGGCCAGACAGcacagggcggggtgggggccaggGTTAGGCAGTTGGGGTACAAATTTTCTTCCTCAATTCTGGCTGGGCTTGGCTTCCCTAGGTTTTCAAAATCAGAATTGTGCGTGAGTCCGCATCTTTGAATGTTGGACACAATCAACACCTGTTTTAATGGGGATGAGCAGGCCACCTGCACCCTTTTTGGGGTGACATTCTGGATTAAGAACTGTTCTGCTCAACTGGCCTGTGAGCAGATGCCTGGCCAGCTGACCTCTGACTGCTTACCCCCGCCTCCTGCCGTGGCCTGTCTGCTGCCCCCCACAGAGGGGAGGGATGAGGCAGCCCTCCAAGAGAGAACTGTGACCGTTTCAGTAACACGACTCAGAGTAGAAGGGTCTGGGCCCTGGCCCCAGGTTCCCTGGAGACCATTCCCTCCTCACACCTGCATGCTCACACGCAGACACAGACACGTGCACATGTACATGCACACGTGACATTCATGTGTACAGACACGTGCATGTTCAGAGGTACACCTCCACTCAGACATGCGCACACAGGCACACGCATGCACGTAAAGATACATACAAGCAAGCACACATACATTCAGCATACACGCAGATGTGGACACACACGCACGCGTGTACAACAGATGCGCATGTAGACGCACACAGGTGCATGCGGACAGCCGGAGCCACTCAGCCGCCCTCACCTCTCTCCGCAGACATCTTGCAGTACTACCTGGCCTGCTCCCCCCATGCCGTCAACCCCTTCCAGCAGGTGAGAGCTCAGGCCCACCCCTGCAGAGCTCCTGGtgccctggcccccacccccagacgCCCACAGACCGCGAGGCCCCCTCCCACCTCGTCAGGCCCTTGGGGCCCTCACCCTGGTGCCCTCACACGAGCCTTTCAGTGTGGCCTGCTTAATGCCCCCAAGCCCCTGGGCACCTTGCATCTCCCGGGCTGCCCTTTATGACAGAGCCGGATGCCTCCCGGGCAAAGCAGGAGCCCAGGGGTGTCCCGTGGCGGAGGGGTCCTGTGCCCGCCGGGTGGAGTAACTGTCTGGGCCAATGTGGAATTTGAAGGGAAACCGCGTAGCCCATCGTCACCCCACGTCCCCGTGTGGCCCTCTGGGTCCTCCGGACTGCGTGTCTGCTTTAAAGACGCTGTACCTTCCGTGGTCTGTACTGTCTGTGCGTGCTCATCCTGGGGGCCAAGGAAAGGTGTCCCACAGAGCGGACTGCTGGGCACAGCCGTCCCACCCCAGGAGCTCGGGGCCCCACGGGCTGGATGCCCCTGGGACTGGCGGGGGCTGCCGGCACTGGAGCCAGCCCGCCCCGCGGCGGGGTGGGGTCCTCGGGGAGGGAGGCGGGCCGCCCACCTGCGCGGGACTCAGCGGCCTCTCTGTGGAGCAGAAGCTGTCGGGCAGCCACAAGGCGCTGGTGGAGATGCAGGACGTAGTGGCCGAGCTCCTGAAGACTGTCTCGTGGGAGTATCCTGCCACCAaggtgaggggctgggggccagcGCTGGGGCCCGCGCGCTCCCTCTCGTCACCTTGAGAGGGAGGCGGGTGCACTCACGGCCCAGGCTGCTCCTAGGGGACCCTGCCCGGGGGGTCTGGTCCTCCTgtccttccatccttcccttcACGCCCCCAAGGAACTGGGTAGGTTTAGTGaagctgacacacacacacacacacgctacaACACCAGGGTCACACTGCCCAGAGTGTGCTGGACAATGTCGCGTCCTTTAAGACACTGTGAAGATTTCCGTCGTCTTAAACTGTTCCTTAAGACAGTCTTGGGGCCCGTGTCGGGAGATGCGCGCGTGTTTGCTATTGCTCCTGTTACACGGCAGGCCCGCAGCATGGTGTGTGCACAGGCGCTGTGGGCCCCACGCTCCCCGCTGCCCTCACGCTTTCAGCCGTCTCCCGAGGCCGGGGCACAGACCTGGGGGGCAGCTTTTCTCAAAGCCCGGGGTCCTCAGGGCCTGTGCCAAGACTGGAGGGGCAGTCAAGGGGGGATTCTTGCCGGCAggtgaggggtggagggaggcctTGGCTGGCTCCTTTCCTGAGCGCTGTGCTCACCTTTCGTGGTTCTCACCCCCCAGGaccccctgctccgtgtccagGAGGTGCTGAACGGCACGGAGGTGAACCTGCAGCACCTCACTGCCCTGGTGGACTGCCGCAGCCTGCACCTGGTGAGAGCCGCCCGCACCCGCTGTGTGGGGagcagctgggggaggggtggggaggagggg encodes:
- the TTYH3 gene encoding protein tweety homolog 3; the protein is MAGVSYAAPWWVSLLHRLPHFDLHWEATSSQFRPEDTDYQQALLLLGAAALACLALDLLFLLFYSFWLCCRRRKSEEHLDADCCCTAWCVIIATLVCSAGIAVGFYGNGETSDGIHRATYSLRHANRTVAGVQDRVWDTAAALNRTAEPSLQSLERQLAARPEPLRAVQRLQGLLQTLLGYTAAIPFWRNPAVSLEALAEQVDLYDWYRWLGYLGLLLLDVAICLLVLVGLIRSSKGILVGVCLLGVLALIISWGALGLELAVSVGSSDFCVDPDTYVTRMVEEHSVLSGDILQYYLACSPHAVNPFQQKLSGSHKALVEMQDVVAELLKTVSWEYPATKDPLLRVQEVLNGTEVNLQHLTALVDCRSLHLDYVQALTGFCYDGVEGLIYLALFSFVTALMFSSVVCSVPHTWQQKRGPDEDGEEEAAPGPRQAHDSLYRVHMPSLYSCGSSYGSETSIPAAAHTVSNAPVTEYMSQNANFQNPRCENTPLIGRESPPPSYTSSMRAKYLATSQPRPESSSSGH